From one Verrucomicrobiia bacterium genomic stretch:
- a CDS encoding tetratricopeptide repeat protein, which produces MSDALSAALMLLLATNGPAALSNRMAAPLGLQAPSAAVAATATPDPVELELQAILTEDEAALQDIERLVTGADDAATTALPPLPLTLSARIRERAAPVRHRYERFIASHPRHARARLAFGSFLNELGDEEEAIAQWERARSLEPANPATWNNLANVYAHIGPVEKSFPYYEEAIRLNPDEPVYLHNFGTLVFMFRRDATNYFRCDEQTVFRKAFELYQKAIALDPFNFQLAADVAQTYYGWRLPDDGTPGERTAAELRLQDTALRAWTNALAIAPTDEDREGVELHFARWHLRGGRFDEARASLGRVTNDVHSVVRDRLLRSLAERQESAAPAP; this is translated from the coding sequence ATGAGTGATGCGCTGTCCGCCGCCCTGATGTTGCTGCTGGCGACCAATGGTCCGGCAGCCCTCAGCAACCGGATGGCAGCCCCCCTCGGACTCCAAGCCCCATCCGCAGCCGTGGCCGCAACGGCGACCCCCGATCCCGTCGAACTGGAACTCCAGGCGATCCTCACCGAGGACGAAGCAGCCCTTCAGGACATCGAGCGACTGGTGACCGGCGCCGACGATGCCGCGACGACCGCCCTGCCCCCGCTGCCCCTGACGTTGTCGGCTCGCATCCGCGAGCGTGCCGCACCGGTGCGCCATCGTTACGAACGGTTCATTGCGTCGCATCCGCGTCACGCGCGCGCACGGCTGGCCTTCGGCAGCTTTCTCAACGAACTCGGGGACGAAGAGGAGGCGATCGCGCAGTGGGAACGGGCCCGATCCCTGGAACCGGCCAACCCCGCAACGTGGAACAACCTGGCCAATGTGTACGCGCACATCGGCCCCGTGGAGAAGTCCTTCCCCTATTACGAGGAGGCGATCCGGCTCAACCCGGATGAGCCGGTGTACCTTCACAACTTCGGCACGCTGGTGTTCATGTTCCGGCGCGACGCCACCAACTACTTCCGCTGCGACGAGCAGACGGTCTTCCGCAAGGCCTTTGAACTCTACCAGAAGGCGATCGCACTCGACCCGTTCAACTTCCAGCTCGCGGCAGATGTCGCCCAGACGTACTACGGATGGCGCCTGCCCGACGACGGGACGCCCGGCGAACGGACGGCGGCAGAACTGCGGCTTCAGGACACCGCGCTTCGGGCCTGGACCAACGCCCTCGCCATCGCACCCACAGATGAAGATCGCGAAGGCGTGGAACTGCATTTTGCCCGCTGGCACCTGAGGGGCGGGCGCTTCGACGAAGCCCGCGCCAGCCTGGGTCGCGTCACCAATGACGTCCATTCCGTCGTCCGCGACCGGCTGCTCCGCTCTCTCGCCGAGCGACAGGAATCTGCCGCCCCCGCCCCTTGA
- a CDS encoding peptide chain release factor-like protein yields the protein MSREPESAPVEDDLSRRMAALGLREEDVDETFVRSSGPGGQNVNKVATCVQLVHRPTGVRVRCQSSRHQAANRRRARELLVARLEARRDALRSAARSAAEARRRASRPRPPALRRRLLESKTRRGRTKQLRRPPGVD from the coding sequence ATGTCGCGTGAACCCGAAAGCGCACCCGTGGAGGACGATCTCTCGCGCCGCATGGCCGCCCTGGGCCTCCGCGAGGAGGATGTGGACGAGACCTTCGTCCGGTCCTCCGGGCCGGGTGGCCAGAACGTCAACAAGGTTGCCACCTGCGTGCAATTGGTCCATCGGCCCACCGGGGTCCGCGTCCGATGCCAGTCCAGCCGGCATCAGGCGGCCAACCGCCGCCGCGCGCGCGAGCTGCTGGTGGCGCGTCTGGAGGCCCGGCGCGATGCGCTCCGGTCGGCGGCCCGGTCGGCGGCGGAGGCCCGGCGGCGCGCGAGCCGTCCGCGTCCGCCCGCCCTGCGCCGGCGTCTGCTGGAGTCCAAGACCCGGCGTGGACGCACCAAACAGCTTCGACGGCCGCCAGGGGTGGATTGA
- a CDS encoding AraC family transcriptional regulator: MDAALLESLFDQAPDVAFFIKDATGRYLVVNHSLVERHGLRHKSQVLGKRPSEICPGEFGHIPAAQDAAVLQTGRPLLDHLELHWSTPHKPGWCLSTKLPMRDAAGKIIGLIGISRDVRAPIGTREIPVDFAAALDQFKKKLAEPATPSALALRARLAPSRFARLMKRFFGLTPSQFIAKTRVAAASRLLRETEQSVAAIALACGFYDHSAFTRTFRALTGVTPTQFRAGGVAGLWPG; the protein is encoded by the coding sequence GTGGACGCCGCGCTACTGGAAAGCCTCTTTGACCAGGCTCCGGACGTGGCGTTCTTCATCAAGGATGCGACCGGACGGTACCTGGTGGTCAACCATTCCCTCGTCGAACGGCACGGACTGCGCCACAAGTCCCAAGTGCTCGGCAAGCGGCCAAGCGAGATTTGTCCCGGTGAGTTTGGCCACATCCCTGCCGCGCAGGACGCGGCCGTGTTGCAGACCGGCCGCCCGCTCCTGGACCATCTCGAACTGCACTGGTCCACCCCGCACAAGCCCGGGTGGTGCCTCAGTACGAAGCTACCGATGCGTGATGCCGCCGGGAAGATCATTGGTCTGATCGGCATCTCGCGCGACGTTCGTGCGCCCATCGGGACACGGGAAATCCCCGTTGACTTCGCCGCCGCGCTCGACCAGTTCAAGAAGAAACTCGCAGAACCCGCGACGCCCTCGGCCCTGGCCCTTCGAGCGCGGCTTGCCCCATCCCGGTTTGCACGCCTGATGAAGCGGTTCTTTGGCCTCACCCCCAGCCAATTTATTGCGAAGACACGCGTCGCCGCCGCGTCGCGCCTGCTGCGCGAGACGGAACAGAGCGTGGCCGCCATCGCGCTGGCCTGCGGCTTCTATGACCATAGCGCCTTCACTCGGACCTTCCGCGCCCTGACCGGGGTGACGCCGACACAGTTTCGTGCAGGTGGAGTGGCGGGGCTTTGGCCCGGCTGA
- a CDS encoding transketolase, which produces MAADTTVVAKVELPTLQPLNLKSRLAGTPAAPPRHAVTVRNAAGGEVTVADPRAVRALVALMDVHAVVGGAACHWGGPAAFAEVNAATHALMFATRDRPWHDAFNFVNDAGHAENGIYALRTLYGFDGLTDEDLRKFRSIQSKLTGHGESHLNPEGVLVSNGPLSSSLPVAQGLAIGDRLAGRDRVTICFLSDGGSMEGEAKEAFAAIPGLAAKGKVNPFVLVLSDNDTKLSGRIDHDAFSMEPTFQAMHTLGWNVLEVKHGHDLQAVYLAMERAVAEAREHPDRPVCVWLHTIKGYGIKATEENSTGGHGFPLANGEKIVDWMHELFAGATPPEDLMAWARSLRADWERQDAAKKAKPSAAPAAPPVKKEKVQAGLAKGALRAAQDGYPVYSVSSDVQGSTGISTFQKATGRFLEVGIAEANMISTGTGLSKAGFIPIVDTFGQFGVTKGNLPLTMAALSQAPMVALFSHVGFQDAADGASHQATTYLAAVSSIPHTLVVAPSCANEAEAFMYDAVKHIAEERRAGRDGDSVVFFVGRENYPLEWVPGATYAWGRAQVIEQGSDVVLVGCGVLFSKCLEAARLLAEAGRSATVINNPFVNRPDVATIGAAVTRCRGRLVTIEDHQVVGGMGAQLSHALSRAGIAHSVRSLGILGEFGQSAYLAEELYAKHGLTGPRMAAAALELIG; this is translated from the coding sequence ATGGCCGCCGATACCACTGTTGTTGCCAAAGTCGAGCTCCCGACGCTCCAGCCCCTGAACCTGAAATCGCGTCTCGCGGGGACTCCGGCGGCCCCGCCGCGTCACGCCGTGACGGTCCGCAATGCGGCGGGCGGGGAGGTGACGGTGGCGGATCCGAGGGCGGTTCGCGCGTTGGTGGCACTGATGGATGTGCACGCCGTGGTGGGCGGTGCCGCCTGCCATTGGGGGGGGCCTGCCGCGTTTGCGGAGGTGAATGCCGCCACCCATGCGCTGATGTTCGCGACCCGGGACCGGCCGTGGCATGATGCCTTCAATTTCGTGAACGACGCGGGCCACGCGGAGAACGGAATCTACGCGCTCCGCACGCTCTACGGCTTCGACGGGCTGACGGATGAAGACCTGCGGAAGTTCCGGAGCATCCAGTCCAAACTCACCGGGCATGGCGAGTCGCACCTGAACCCGGAAGGCGTGCTGGTCTCAAACGGTCCGCTCAGTTCTTCACTGCCCGTGGCGCAGGGGTTGGCCATCGGGGACCGTCTGGCGGGACGCGACCGCGTGACGATCTGCTTTCTCTCGGACGGCGGCTCGATGGAAGGGGAGGCCAAGGAGGCGTTTGCGGCAATCCCAGGTTTGGCGGCCAAAGGGAAGGTGAATCCCTTCGTGCTGGTCCTCTCCGACAACGATACCAAGCTGTCGGGGCGCATTGATCACGATGCCTTCTCAATGGAGCCGACCTTCCAGGCGATGCACACCCTGGGATGGAACGTGCTGGAGGTGAAGCATGGCCACGACCTGCAGGCGGTGTACCTGGCGATGGAGCGCGCGGTGGCCGAGGCCCGGGAGCATCCGGACCGCCCGGTGTGCGTGTGGCTGCACACCATCAAGGGGTATGGCATCAAGGCCACCGAGGAGAACTCCACCGGCGGTCACGGGTTCCCGCTCGCCAATGGCGAAAAGATCGTGGACTGGATGCACGAATTGTTTGCCGGGGCGACCCCGCCGGAGGACCTGATGGCTTGGGCCCGGTCCCTGCGGGCCGACTGGGAGCGGCAGGACGCTGCGAAGAAGGCGAAGCCGTCCGCCGCGCCGGCAGCCCCGCCGGTGAAGAAGGAGAAGGTTCAGGCCGGGCTCGCCAAGGGCGCCCTGCGGGCGGCGCAGGACGGCTATCCGGTGTACTCGGTGTCCTCCGACGTGCAGGGCTCGACCGGGATCAGCACGTTCCAGAAGGCGACCGGACGGTTCCTGGAAGTGGGCATCGCCGAGGCCAATATGATTTCCACCGGCACCGGGCTCAGCAAGGCGGGTTTCATTCCCATTGTGGACACCTTCGGCCAGTTCGGGGTCACCAAGGGCAACCTGCCGCTGACGATGGCGGCGCTGTCGCAGGCGCCGATGGTCGCCCTGTTTTCGCACGTGGGTTTCCAGGACGCCGCAGACGGCGCGTCCCACCAGGCCACGACCTACCTGGCCGCGGTGAGCTCCATCCCGCACACGCTGGTGGTGGCGCCGAGCTGTGCCAACGAGGCGGAGGCCTTCATGTACGACGCCGTGAAGCACATCGCCGAAGAGCGGCGGGCGGGTCGGGACGGCGACTCGGTGGTGTTCTTTGTCGGGCGGGAGAATTACCCGCTCGAGTGGGTGCCCGGGGCGACCTACGCCTGGGGCCGGGCCCAGGTGATTGAGCAGGGCAGTGATGTGGTGCTGGTGGGCTGCGGGGTGCTCTTCAGCAAGTGCCTGGAGGCCGCCCGGCTGCTGGCGGAAGCGGGACGGTCGGCCACGGTGATCAACAACCCGTTCGTCAACCGGCCGGATGTCGCCACGATCGGCGCCGCGGTGACGCGTTGCCGCGGCCGGTTGGTGACCATTGAGGATCACCAAGTGGTCGGCGGGATGGGTGCCCAGTTGTCCCACGCCCTGTCGCGTGCGGGCATCGCCCACAGTGTCCGCAGCCTGGGCATTCTGGGCGAGTTCGGCCAGTCGGCCTATCTGGCGGAGGAGTTGTATGCCAAGCACGGACTGACCGGGCCCCGCATGGCTGCAGCCGCACTGGAATTGATCGGCTGA
- a CDS encoding prolyl oligopeptidase family serine peptidase: protein MPRAARRAWRRSLYRRIGTLATHDQSAAVRAMPGCWPESDASRVGVWGWIGGGSMSLDAIVHGPDLYFSAIAVAPKANPLPHDTFCHERYMGLPGDRSTGECESSPLTHAQHLRGNLLLVHGTGDANGHYRVPEMLMNELLARNTPFTVMAYPNRPHRVPDGTPTLRHFHSTLTRHRHQHLPTGQRRMVPGPGEDEG, encoded by the coding sequence ATCCCAAGAGCGGCGCGACGCGCGTGGCGACGGAGCCTGTATCGGCGGATTGGCACCCTCGCAACGCACGACCAGTCCGCCGCCGTGCGCGCGATGCCCGGATGCTGGCCGGAGTCCGATGCCAGCCGCGTGGGCGTCTGGGGCTGGATCGGCGGCGGCAGCATGAGCCTGGACGCCATCGTCCATGGTCCCGACCTCTATTTCTCAGCGATCGCCGTTGCTCCGAAGGCGAATCCGCTTCCCCACGACACCTTTTGCCACGAGCGCTACATGGGCTTGCCAGGCGATCGCTCCACAGGCGAATGCGAGAGTTCGCCGTTGACGCACGCGCAGCATCTGCGGGGCAATCTGCTCCTGGTCCACGGCACTGGCGACGCCAACGGCCATTACCGGGTCCCAGAAATGCTGATGAACGAACTCCTTGCGCGAAACACACCGTTCACCGTCATGGCGTATCCGAACCGCCCGCACCGCGTCCCGGACGGGACCCCCACCCTCCGGCACTTCCACAGCACGCTGACCCGCCACCGGCACCAGCACCTGCCCACCGGCCAAAGACGGATGGTCCCCGGACCCGGAGAGGACGAAGGATGA
- a CDS encoding DUF4340 domain-containing protein has protein sequence MKPKQFLLLLVAALVLGGGGLWVLRQRSATFDRSRGAMGGSLLGTFDGSQVAALRIRQGSNTVNVVREGDQWVVRERGNYPANVADLGAFLQKLDGLKIARPVNVGASRLPLLDLTADAATVVDLLGSDGQPVKSLRLGRQSTKAGGGADDFMMGGGFPDGRYVQVGELVALVGDPLSNARPNPADWIAKEFIKVEQPVRVQIRHPESAHSFTLSRTNEFADWVLADPADGEALDKNKLWSFSSLMGSASFTDVLLEPDLAALGLDAPVEAQITTAGGLVYDIKVGAQDGDGYPVQVSVTGDFESERTPGAEESAEDKERLDQEFKDKRAGLQKKLKAEQALGKWTYRLSQWSVEPLLKKRSELLEAPKSDADAPAPSGAISDPDDDAPLLPFPLFPDPN, from the coding sequence ATGAAACCGAAACAATTCCTCCTGTTGCTCGTCGCCGCCCTCGTGCTTGGCGGCGGTGGCCTCTGGGTGCTTCGCCAGCGGAGTGCCACCTTTGACCGCTCCCGTGGCGCCATGGGCGGCAGCCTGCTGGGCACGTTCGACGGCAGTCAGGTGGCTGCCCTCCGCATCCGGCAGGGATCCAATACGGTCAACGTGGTCCGCGAGGGCGACCAGTGGGTCGTCCGCGAGCGCGGCAACTACCCCGCCAACGTCGCCGACCTCGGCGCATTCCTTCAGAAGCTCGACGGCCTCAAGATCGCGCGACCGGTCAATGTGGGGGCCTCCCGTTTGCCCCTGCTGGATCTCACGGCCGATGCCGCCACGGTGGTGGATCTGCTGGGGTCCGATGGCCAGCCGGTGAAGTCCCTGCGGCTTGGACGCCAAAGCACCAAGGCCGGTGGCGGTGCCGATGACTTCATGATGGGGGGCGGCTTTCCCGACGGCCGGTATGTGCAGGTCGGCGAGCTGGTGGCGCTCGTGGGCGATCCGCTCAGCAATGCCCGCCCCAATCCTGCCGACTGGATTGCCAAGGAGTTCATCAAGGTCGAACAGCCCGTCCGGGTCCAGATCCGGCATCCGGAGTCCGCCCACAGCTTCACCCTGAGCCGGACCAACGAGTTCGCGGATTGGGTGCTCGCGGATCCCGCGGATGGCGAGGCCCTGGACAAAAACAAGCTGTGGAGTTTCTCGTCGCTGATGGGGTCCGCCAGCTTCACGGATGTCCTGTTGGAGCCCGACCTGGCGGCGCTCGGCCTGGACGCTCCGGTTGAGGCGCAAATCACGACCGCAGGCGGACTCGTTTACGACATCAAGGTGGGCGCGCAGGATGGCGATGGTTACCCGGTGCAGGTGTCGGTGACGGGAGACTTTGAGTCGGAGCGCACGCCGGGGGCCGAGGAATCGGCCGAGGACAAGGAGCGGCTGGACCAGGAGTTCAAGGACAAGCGAGCCGGGCTGCAGAAAAAGTTGAAGGCGGAGCAGGCGCTTGGGAAGTGGACCTATCGGTTGAGCCAGTGGTCCGTCGAACCGCTGCTGAAGAAGCGGTCGGAACTGTTGGAGGCGCCGAAGTCCGATGCGGATGCCCCCGCGCCGTCCGGCGCGATATCCGACCCGGATGACGATGCGCCGCTGCTGCCATTTCCGTTGTTTCCGGATCCGAATTAG
- a CDS encoding ABC transporter permease subunit, translated as MSESLRNVWTIAKRELVGYFNSPVAYVFIVIFLLLNGFFTFMLGNYFLRGEANLNAFLMWHPWLYLFLVPAAGMRLWAEERRVGTLELLLTMPIAAWQAILGKFVACWAFIALALFLTFPVVITTMYLGDPDVGMMWTGYLGSVLLAGAYLSVTVMTSAMTRNQVISFILSVVICFFLILAGWEPVTDLMVRWAPEWLVSTVASFSVMPHFAGFQRGVVDIRDLLFFGSVITFCLFATSVVLRGLRAA; from the coding sequence ATGTCCGAATCCCTCCGCAATGTCTGGACCATCGCGAAACGCGAGTTGGTGGGGTATTTCAACTCCCCGGTCGCCTACGTGTTCATCGTCATCTTTCTCCTGCTGAACGGCTTCTTCACCTTCATGCTCGGGAACTACTTCCTGCGAGGGGAGGCCAATCTGAACGCCTTCCTCATGTGGCATCCGTGGCTGTACCTGTTCCTGGTGCCCGCGGCCGGCATGCGGCTGTGGGCGGAGGAGCGGCGGGTGGGCACCCTGGAGCTGCTTTTGACGATGCCGATCGCCGCCTGGCAGGCGATCCTGGGCAAGTTTGTCGCCTGCTGGGCCTTCATTGCGCTGGCCTTGTTTCTGACCTTCCCCGTGGTGATCACCACGATGTATCTGGGAGATCCCGACGTGGGCATGATGTGGACGGGGTACCTGGGGAGCGTGCTGCTGGCCGGGGCGTATCTCTCGGTGACGGTGATGACCTCGGCGATGACCCGGAACCAGGTGATCTCGTTCATCCTGTCCGTGGTGATCTGTTTCTTTCTGATCCTGGCCGGCTGGGAGCCGGTGACGGACCTGATGGTGCGATGGGCGCCCGAGTGGCTGGTCAGCACCGTGGCGTCGTTCAGCGTCATGCCCCACTTCGCGGGATTTCAGCGCGGCGTGGTGGACATTCGTGACCTGCTGTTTTTTGGCAGCGTCATCACTTTCTGCCTCTTCGCGACCAGCGTGGTGCTCCGCGGCCTGCGCGCGGCCTGA
- a CDS encoding ATP-binding cassette domain-containing protein has product MIIVEELVKDFGPKRAVDRVSFSVQKGEILGFLGPNGAGKSTTMRMITGFFPPTSGRVTVGGHDMAEDPIPAKRLIGYLPESAPCYSDMTVHGFLSFSAEMRGLHGPAREEAVRRAVGLCFLEGVLHQSVDTLSKGFRHRTCLAQSIIHDPPVLVLDEPTDGLDPNQKHEIRQLLKRFGRDKAIIFSTHILEEVDAVCSRAIIIDRGKVVANGTPSELRARHELAGSIQARIHGAGVDSVRGKAHALPGAARVTVSGDNGIVSLRVFPKDRGGATDVARALSDLATREGWRFEELRIEEGRLDDVFRGITRPESARPGE; this is encoded by the coding sequence ATGATTATCGTCGAGGAACTGGTGAAGGACTTTGGCCCCAAGAGGGCCGTGGATCGCGTGTCTTTCAGCGTACAGAAGGGGGAGATCCTCGGCTTTCTCGGGCCCAACGGCGCCGGGAAGTCCACAACGATGCGGATGATCACCGGCTTCTTTCCGCCGACCTCCGGTCGGGTGACCGTTGGCGGCCATGACATGGCCGAGGATCCCATTCCGGCGAAGCGGTTGATCGGGTATCTGCCCGAAAGCGCGCCGTGCTACAGCGACATGACGGTGCACGGCTTTTTGTCGTTCTCGGCGGAGATGCGCGGTCTGCACGGCCCGGCTCGGGAGGAGGCGGTCCGGCGCGCGGTGGGCCTGTGCTTCCTCGAAGGCGTGCTGCACCAGTCGGTGGACACCCTGTCGAAGGGCTTCCGCCATCGCACCTGCCTGGCGCAGTCCATCATCCATGACCCGCCCGTCCTGGTGCTCGACGAGCCGACCGACGGCCTCGACCCGAACCAGAAGCACGAGATCCGCCAGTTGCTGAAGCGCTTCGGCAGGGACAAGGCGATCATTTTCTCCACGCACATTTTGGAGGAGGTGGATGCAGTGTGCAGCCGGGCCATCATCATTGACCGCGGCAAGGTGGTCGCCAATGGCACCCCCTCCGAGCTGCGGGCGCGTCATGAACTCGCCGGCAGCATCCAAGCGCGGATCCACGGGGCCGGCGTCGACAGCGTGCGAGGCAAGGCCCACGCCCTCCCGGGGGCGGCCCGGGTGACGGTGTCGGGCGACAACGGCATCGTGTCCCTGCGCGTGTTTCCCAAGGATCGTGGGGGCGCGACCGATGTGGCGCGGGCGCTGTCGGACCTCGCGACCCGCGAGGGCTGGCGTTTCGAGGAGTTGCGCATCGAGGAGGGCCGCCTCGACGACGTCTTTCGCGGCATCACCCGTCCGGAATCCGCGCGGCCCGGCGAGTAG
- a CDS encoding Gldg family protein: MKSSKLQTLLFSAAGVLFVFIALVGLNLIFSPARLRLDLTGDKLHTLSPGTREILRRLDGPVEVRFYVSQGKDRMPQALKTYVQSVDDLLAEFRAESGNKIEIRKIDPEPDSEAEDSARLDGVQGQPLPNGEEFYLGIAVENPPDKAVLPFLAPQREKLLEYDLARAVSQVLSTNRPVVGVMSPLPVMGGAMNPMMMMQMGRQQQSEPWVFVSELRRDFDVRSVPMDGTPVDSDIRVLMVIHPRDISDAAQFALDQFVLRGGKLMVFVDPLCISDVQRQQPNPMGLNFGTSSSLPKLFQAWGFDFPAQVVADTQFMRELGGRDGRPQPVPGFLFVNASGIDQSSVVTAQVDDVWMPFPGALQGTAAAGLKAEPLLFSTKDSQLVDGITAQLNPEKVLQDFRPSGVVYNLAVRLGGRFKTAFPDGNPSGSDTNAPAGPADLKEASSDNVVYVFGDADMLANNFTVQINQMMRIAMPLNANLSLVQNVVEQAAGDASLVGARSRASVRRPFTVVREMESRARNAYQNKIAELDRKLQDLQGELSKIQVRQEGETARVILSPEQQQALKNYTAQQAETRKELRNTRRNLRQDVDSLENRLKWVNIAAMPVLVSVVGIALAVVRRRRMAAR, encoded by the coding sequence ATGAAATCGTCGAAGCTTCAGACCCTGTTGTTCTCCGCCGCCGGCGTCCTGTTTGTGTTCATTGCGCTGGTCGGGCTGAACCTGATCTTCAGCCCTGCGCGGCTGCGGTTGGACCTCACCGGGGACAAGCTGCATACGCTGTCCCCGGGCACCCGGGAGATCCTGCGAAGGCTCGACGGACCGGTGGAGGTGCGGTTCTACGTCAGCCAGGGCAAGGACCGGATGCCGCAGGCGCTCAAGACCTATGTCCAGTCGGTGGATGATCTGCTGGCTGAATTCCGCGCGGAGTCGGGCAACAAGATCGAGATCCGGAAGATTGATCCGGAACCCGACTCCGAGGCGGAAGACTCCGCGCGTCTCGACGGGGTGCAGGGGCAGCCCCTCCCGAATGGCGAGGAGTTCTATCTGGGCATTGCGGTGGAGAATCCGCCCGACAAGGCGGTGCTGCCCTTCCTCGCCCCGCAGCGCGAAAAGCTGCTGGAATATGATTTGGCGCGTGCCGTGTCCCAGGTGCTGAGCACCAACCGGCCGGTGGTCGGCGTGATGAGCCCCCTGCCGGTGATGGGCGGGGCGATGAACCCCATGATGATGATGCAGATGGGCCGCCAGCAGCAGAGTGAGCCCTGGGTCTTCGTATCGGAATTGCGCCGCGATTTCGACGTGCGCTCGGTGCCCATGGACGGCACGCCCGTGGATTCCGACATCCGGGTCCTGATGGTCATTCACCCCCGGGACATCTCGGATGCCGCGCAGTTTGCCCTCGATCAGTTTGTGCTGCGCGGCGGCAAGCTGATGGTCTTCGTGGATCCCCTCTGCATCTCCGACGTCCAGCGCCAGCAGCCGAATCCGATGGGCCTCAACTTCGGGACGAGTTCGTCATTGCCGAAGCTCTTCCAGGCCTGGGGATTCGATTTCCCGGCGCAGGTGGTGGCCGACACCCAGTTCATGCGCGAGCTCGGCGGTCGCGACGGCCGGCCGCAGCCTGTGCCCGGGTTCCTGTTCGTCAATGCCTCGGGGATTGACCAGAGCAGCGTGGTGACCGCCCAGGTGGACGACGTCTGGATGCCGTTTCCCGGGGCGCTCCAGGGAACCGCGGCCGCGGGCCTGAAGGCGGAGCCGTTGCTGTTCAGCACCAAGGATTCCCAGCTGGTGGACGGCATCACCGCGCAACTCAATCCGGAAAAGGTGCTTCAGGACTTCCGGCCGTCGGGGGTCGTTTACAATCTGGCGGTGCGGCTGGGCGGCCGCTTCAAGACCGCCTTTCCCGACGGGAATCCGTCGGGATCCGACACCAACGCCCCTGCGGGTCCGGCGGACCTCAAGGAGGCGTCGTCGGACAACGTGGTGTACGTGTTTGGCGACGCCGACATGCTGGCCAACAACTTCACCGTGCAGATCAACCAGATGATGCGGATTGCGATGCCGCTCAACGCGAACCTGAGCCTCGTGCAAAATGTCGTCGAACAAGCGGCGGGCGACGCGAGCCTGGTGGGCGCCCGCAGTCGCGCTTCGGTGCGGCGTCCGTTCACCGTGGTGCGCGAAATGGAGTCGCGGGCCCGCAATGCCTATCAGAACAAGATCGCCGAGCTGGACCGCAAGCTGCAGGACCTGCAGGGCGAGTTGAGCAAGATCCAGGTCCGCCAGGAGGGGGAGACGGCGCGGGTGATCCTGTCGCCGGAACAGCAGCAGGCCCTCAAGAATTACACGGCGCAACAGGCGGAGACCCGCAAGGAACTGCGCAACACCCGCCGCAATCTCCGGCAGGATGTGGACTCCCTCGAAAACCGCCTCAAGTGGGTCAACATCGCCGCCATGCCGGTGCTCGTCAGCGTGGTGGGCATTGCGCTGGCGGTGGTGCGCCGCCGGCGGATGGCTGCGCGTTGA